The region GAAATATATGGAAACATTTGCCTACATAGTTGTTAATCATGTTTTCTAGAAGTATAAAAGATTAGGCTTCAACCTACAAAAATAGTAGTATACACATGTAaagtttaatgtatttatttagccTACTGTACATACATTAGTTTCAAGTTTTTgacaagtatttttttatttgtatagcgcttttcacaacagacgtcgtttcaaagcagctgcacAGGAAATTATGTTATAATGGAAAATAAAGCTAATGTCTTATTCATCATTGTGCTGTATGATAAATTTGTGATTGTAGATTGtgctttaataagtaaataatatctGTTTTTATACCTccaagtgagcaagccaaaggcgaccaTCACAAAGAACAAAAAACTCCGTAAGATGTTGGTTAACGGAGAAAAACAACCCTGGGAGAATTAAGGCTCACTTTGGGGGCCAGTACCCTTCTGGCAAAACAGCATgaaaataatggcaatattagttgccaaaaatattggcacccttggtaaatatgcacaaagaagtctgtgaaaaaaaaaatctgcattgtttagccttttgatctttcaaaaatttaaaattcataaaaatttaacctttaattgaattaaaacaaTTGAAGAACACCTGGAAAGTGATCTGAGAACATTCATCCATACAGaatctacagatccttcaaattcagaggtctatgttggtggactctcctcttcagttcaccccacaaattttctatggggttcaggtcaggggactgggatggccatggcaaaaccttgattttgtggtcagtgaaccatttttgtgttgattttgatgattgttttggatcattgtccagctggaagatccaaccagggcccattgtaagctttctggcagaggcagtcaggttttgattttttatctgttggcatttgatagagtccatgatgccatgtatctgaacaagatgtccaggaccgctgtcagaaaaacagccccacaacattcaagatgcagcaccacatttaaccgtgggcattgggtactacttcatctctgtgtacaccaaacccatctctggtgtttgctgccaaaaagctcttgttttgtttttgtttcatctaaccttagaacccggtcgcatttgaagttccagtagtgtctggcaaactgaagatgcttgagtttgttgttggataagagcagaggcttttttcttgaaaccctcccaaacaactctttctttttttttttagatttcctGACCcaaagacccaactaatttctgcagttcttcagctgtgatccttggagattctttggctacttgaaccatcctccgcgctgtgtgtggagacaatatagacacacatccttctccaggccaattcttaacatctccagttgactgGAACTTgataattattgccctgatggaggaaatgggtatttttcaatgctttggctattttctatagccacttcccattttgtgaagctcaacaaccttttgccgcatatcagaactacaggtgcatctcaataaattagaatgtcgtggaaaagttcatttatttcagtaattcaactcaaaattgtgaaactcgtgtattaaataaattcaatgcacacagactgaagtagtttaagtctttggttcttttaattgtgatgattttggctcacatttaacaaaaacccaccaattcactctctcaaaaaattagaatacatcataagaccaataaaaaaaacatttttagtgaattgttggccttctggaaagtatgttcatttactgtatatgtgctcaatgcttggtaggggctccttttgctttaattactgcctcaattcggcgtggcatggaggtgatcagtttgtggcactgctgaggtggtatggaagcccaggtttctttgacagtggccttcagctcatctgcattttttggtctcttgtttctcattttcctcttgacaataccccatagattctctatggggttcaggtctggtgagtttgctggccagtcaaacacaccaacaccatggtcatttaaccagcttttggcagtgtggacaggtgccaaatcctgctggaaaatgaaatcagcatctttaaaaagctggtcagcagaaggaagcatgaagtgctccaaaatttattggtaaacgggtgcagtgactttggttttcaaaaaacacaatggaccaacaccagcagatgacattgcaccccaaatcatcacagactgtggaaacttaacactggacttcaagcaacttgggctatgagcttctccacccttcctccagactctaggaccttgtttccaaatgaaatacaaaacttgctctcatctgaaaagaggactttggagcactgggcaacagtccagttcttcttctccttagcccaggtaagacgcctctgacattgtctgtggttcaggagtggcttaacaagaggaatacgacaactgtagccaaattccttgacacgtctgtgtgtggtggctcttgatgccttgaccccagcctcagtccattccttgtgaagttcacccaaattcttgaatcgattttgcttgacaatcctcataaggctgcggttctctcggttggttgtgcatctttttcttccacactttttccttccactcaactttctgttaacatgcttggatacagcactctgtgaacagccagcttctttggcaatgaatgtttgtggcttaccctccttgtgaagggtgtcaatgattgtcttctggaccactgtcagatcagcagtcttccccatgattgtgtggcctagtgaaccaaactgagagaccattttgaaggctcaggaaacctttgcaggtgttttgagttgattagctgattggcatgtcaccatattctaattttttgagatagtgaattggtgggtttttgttaaatgtgagccaaagtcatcacaattaaaagaaccaaagacttaaactacttcagtctgtgtacactgaatttatttaatacacgagtttcacaatttgagttgaattactgaaataaattaacttttccatgacattctaatttattgagatgcacctgtatattctttagtctaacccactgtgattgatgattaagggaatttggcctgtgtgttacctcatatttatactcctgtgaaacaggaagtcatggctgaacaatttcatgttcctagtcacccaggtgtactacaaaatgtaaaatatgaatgtgaatatatttctgatatattttactcaagaatttctaggggtgccattaattgtggccaacgtgttttggagaaaaatatttatttaataatgagatatttcccccttttcaattgttttacttcaattaaaggtttgatttttgtgaatgttttgaatgaaagatcaaaaggataaacaatgcagccattttcacagccttcttcgCTCATTGTTGTGTAGGTGAATCAGGATTGTGTTCTGAGGAGGTTCTAATGTCTCTAGCCTTTCTCTTGGTGTGTCGATTTAAACACAGGAGCGGATCAGGTTCAAAGCAGAAGGAGTTATTGCCCTGAAGAGTCCTACATGAAGGCAATTAGGGTATACAGAGTGTGGTTCtgacaataaaaaagaaataaagaaataatcagACTTGACTGCTATATCAAAATAACCACATtaatctacacaatattaaggTTCACTGAAATAAATCAACTCTCAATAATGCAATACACAATGCAATGCAGCGCTGTCATACTTATGTAAACGTTGTACGTTGAAAACGAAAGTGATAAGTAGCGCACAGTACACTACTCAAATATAAACTTAACATAAAGTAATCATCAGCATCGCAGCATAATGGCAGGAATAAAAATATACAGAAAGGATGAGGATGAAAACaatgatattagtaaacatgcaccGAACACGCTAACTTAACATTAACGCTATAAGTTCCAACGATCTCAATAACAGCGGCCAGACACCATTTTAACTTATAAAACAAACGCTATGACTAACAAGGATTGTCTACAGTATAAACTGGTACTTACAATCACTCATAGACGCACACTATTATACACAGACTTAAGTTATTACTCCCGGTCCCGGGGTAATTCTCTCTCAATTCATTCCGCTGAGTCATGGTGGTGACTGACAGGTGTGCTAAGCCCCGCCTTTCCAACACTCATACTTACCAAGGATACCACTACTATATGTGTAGAACAAGTCatggttaaaatgagtaaactaagtaaatgttatgggccaatgtttaaacaaaattacgttgtatgaactgtaagattagtgATTAAGTCTTGTATTAACTTTGGAAGCCtacattgtattgaacccggagtatATATTTTACTTGTGGGGTCTGGGACatgcaaacaaatgaaaaacaaaaaaaaaacaaacctatTCTATTCTCTTCTCTTTTCCCCGCCCTGTTATTTGACCACACTGTATAGGCTACTGTTCTAATGATTTGTTTAACAATGAAGCCGTGCCACCAGGAAGAAACGAAACCTTATAGTAATTTTCAGGAAATGAAACTTACAGCAACGTTAGGTTCACAAATGCACTAGGCTTCTGTTCTAGTAAACGCACGCTGCACTTAACAGCATCACTCTAAAAGCAAACCGGGAGGTGTTTTACAAATCGAAAAGTTTAAGATTCAAGATACGAATCGATAGAGTCAATACATCTGATACAGGCGGAGGAGATTATTTATTTTCGCTATTTAGAAATTTTGTCGTTTTATCGAGAGGATGAGTTACACATTCAGTCAGcaatatgaggaaaaaatccgCCCTTGCATCGATACAATCGACAAATTACGTTCTTTGGGAGTCGAAAAGGATTTGGCGCTACCTGCCATAGCCGTTATTGGGGACCAAAGCTCAGGAAAAAGTTCTGTTCTAGAGGCACTGTCAGGAATCGCGTTGCCCAGGGGTAGTGGTAAGTATTCTCCCTTGCCATCAATAAGCAGGCGGAGCAGCACATATTATATAAAAgggtgctttgtttttttttctttaactttgAACACTTTTGGCTCTGTAGACTTCTGATTTATGTCTTCCGATTTCCCTATTTGTTTACATTtccacagtataaaaaaaaaaaaaaaaaaaaaaaaaaaagtgaaactaTACGCATTCATATTGTTAGTGATGAAATTTTGCCATAGCTGAGCACTATAAATGACTAATTAtactacatttaaaaatgtgctgtgcaaatggtaataccatggtacataaatACAGTATTGTACTAGAATACCATAGTCGTATGAAATATCAAGGAATTGTCCAAGGTATTTTAACCTTTTGGCACCTGAGTTTCTCTTGACAGAccccccagcgtgagttctttaatgcgcgctgtaaaaaatgaaaaaataaataaataaataaataaaaaatcttacattacacttcacagcagatgcactggagtacagattatatattatcgagcatataatgtgttttttagatgtttataacgATTGATTATAATAGATAAAATGCGATCGCGAATGCGCTTGCCAGCTATGTGTGCCatgttgtttacatgcaatgcaacatgGGACTTTGAGTTCATGTAAAGCATGGAAGCAGGTTCCAAAAACATAACACTTCCACTTTCCCAGTACctgaagtggttagaatgagtgatggatggaatgggagaaggctcgagtgaactgactagtttgtatattctttgatgTTAGAAAACATGGCCACAGCCAGAGGTGTAGActattccaggggggatgggggtagGCAACTCAATAgaaaaaaacaagcaagtacaacaccctgcaccccaatgttcaagccaaatctatgcccttggttgaagtgctgcatcaaaacagtgtgctccgacggtaacggctttaaacttttatttagtgattgtttgaatgtttgtaacatataaaaaaattaatatattgtgaagttgaaaagactatttgagcagctggttcattatgacaaccgcttcagtcccacttttgctggtaaacagcagcacgaatgcagatcacaACGGTTTGATCGTACCATCCGAGTCCAATCAgcgtaatcacaccggtttgattatACATGCGAAAGGGTtttaaagtcaagtcatttttatgtgtatagcacctttcataacacacatcatttcaaagcagctttatagaaaatcatgcattaacagaaaattaaactgtaatatctataatgtcttagagtcatcattgtgtagtttgataaaatacgattgtgaactgtgtttcaaaataattaattaaaaaataattgtatttagagactcagtgagcaagccgaaggcgactgttgcaaggaacacaaatctccatacgatgttgattaatggagaaaaataacattgagagaaaccaggctcacggTGGGGGCCAGTTaacctctggctaacagcatgaatataatgccaatactaCTTAATTatatatagtgcaagtcatggtttaaaattattaaactaagtaagtgttaagggccagtgtttaaacaaagattttgtatgaactataagattaatgactaatgtctttgaagtccatcctggattaactgcagaagttcacatagatgctttgtcctttgttagttggctgatgaacggttttgttggcaattaattgatagtctatgtattccattataagagtgtaatccatcattagaccaaggtgatgcaggcagagatcagtcaGGTGCATCGCAGTTGAACAGTTAAAGAATGCTATAGTACCAAAAACACATGGTAATGCCTTATTGATAACTCACTTAAAATGAAACCATTGAATAGTAAATGAACaattcttcagtttttttttttttttttttttttttactacgtTTTTTACAGGAATTGTTACACGATGCCCTCTTGTGCTCAAGATGATCAGAACTAAGGAGGAAGATGGATGGCATGGGAAAATCAGTTACAAccaggattatgtggaggacatTGACGACCCAGCAGATGTTGAGAAAAAGATTCGTGAGGGTAGATAAAGTTTAGAATACATTTCATGTGATCTCTCAAATATGTGCAATCCTTTGAcagaaaatatttacaaataagtcTAATTACACTTGTAGCCCAGGATGAGATGGCTGGAACAGGGGTTGGTATAAGTGAAGAACTTATCAGTTTGCAGATCACTTCTGCAAATGTCCCTGACCTCACGCTTATTGACCTCCCCGGTATCGCTCGAGTGGCAGTCAAGGGTCAACCTGAGAATATTGGAGAGCAGGTAATATATTCTCTAAACTTCCTTTAGAAAAAAGTACTATGACAGTACCAAGGTATAAGATGACAAAACCATGGAACTTTGATCCATGTATATACCATATGCATATACCATAGTTTTACATGGGACCCAAAAATGGTCATGACAGGAGATTAAAAATCAGATGCGCAAGccaggttagtaagtgattatatCACACTAGTCTTAAGTTAGCATCTATAatgcttaaagctgaagtttgtaatttctgtgccactagtgccaccaaacggaactgcaaaaataaacttagAATATAAGAATATGCCATCCATCTGCTGTtgcacaaacaaacagatattcccgctccaaattcacaccattggttgagtcaatgttgttgtgtcaggctggacgggTTGCAAAGGAATAgtttcaataaaaatgaaatttctctcatcatttactcaccctcatgccatcctggatgtgtatggctttctttcttctgctgcatgcaaacaaagatttttagaagaatatttcagctctgcaggaaTGCAAGTCAACcgggtccaaaactttaaagctccaaaagcataaaaaggcagcataaaagtaatacatttgactccactggttaaatccatgtcttcagaagcgatatgataggtgtgagtgagaaagagatcaatttttaagttcttttttttaattattaatcggcactttcaaacagccctcctaagcgcttTTCTCTCctagttcttcttttgtttttggtgatttacagaagaatttatagcaaaaatgggcctaaatattgatctgtttctcacccaaacctatcatatcacttctgaagatatggataacttttatgctgcctttatatgctttttggagcatcaacattttggcacccattcacttgcattgtatgggcctacagagctgaactatttttctaaaaatcataatttgtgttctgcagaaaaaagaaagtcatacacatctgggatggcatgagggtgagtaaatgatgagagaatgatgaaTGATGAAATAATGAAtgaggtgaattattcctttaagtcagcGTTTTGAAATGTTTACTAAATTtactataaatgttatttttcttgtttttacaaactgatggATGAGactaaattattttcattgataATCGACATGAAGCATGGTTTGCTTAAGGACACAGGAACATCAGTCAAATGCATTCATTCCAGATTAAGAGACTGATCAGGAAGTTTGTTACCAAGCAAGAAACAATCAACCTTGTTGTGGTGCCATGCAATGTTGACATTGCGACCACAGAAGCATTAAAGATGGCTCAGGAAGAGGACCCTGAAGGCGAAAGGACTTTAGGTGCGCAGTACTCATGCACAGTATTCACTACATACATGCAAACTACGTAACCTTCAAAATGGATTAGTAAAATCATACGTTTTCTGATCTGATTGTATTGTATGTCTACTATAGGCATCCTAACAAAGCCGGATCTGGTGGATAAGGGCACTGAAGGGGCTGTGGTAGACATTGTGCACAATGAGGTCATTCCACTTTCTAAAGGCTACATGATTGTCAGGTGCAGGGGACAGAAAGAGATCACGGAGCAGGTTACTCTTAAGGAGGCCACAGAGACAGAGAAGATCTTCTTCAAAGACCATCCTCATTTTAGGTGGGTACATggttacatttaaatatgatcacacaggaaattgacatgttcCATATACATATATTGTTCCGGAACCCAGATAtaaaccccattctgccaaattactgacaagtggcatctgctatccaacatttttgcatcagttcaaaagTGTTTCCCTTTCCTGTGGCGCTATGCTTATAGCACCCTGCGGAAACAGCCCCAGAGACATGGGTTCTActcccatggaaaccagggaGTAATCATGTTTTCAAGATTCGGAACTTGCATTTTCCCTctgtgattaaattataaatCCACTGTCTGTAGGTTTATGGTTGGGTTTGGGTTAGgccatatggttaataaaatatgaattcctgttgactgtattacatcatttacatctaaaaatgaACTCGCTTTTGGTGTCAGTCTGTGAAcgtttcacctggaaactggagctcacactttccaatacgttcaacaacacttccagctttggctgtgtaagcacagatcgatttcagcagcagaactttcgacaaTTTACCAAGCTGAAAGAGTGCTATAACATCAACGGGCTGCAATTTCATTCTACAGATATTACAGATAGTATTTTTAACTACTTGTTAAAAAGCTCTTACATTTTTCCACTCAGAACACTCTATGAAGAGGGCTTTGCTACTATTCCCAAGTTGGCTGAGAAACTAACAATTGAGTTGGTTCATCACATTCAGGTGAAACAATTTCTAGTGAAAGAGACTGGCAAAATTATTTGACTCATAATAAACACAACTAATTTTCCTATGGACAATATGTTATGTAGAAATCACTGCCTCGGCTAGAGGAGCAAATCGAGAAAAAGCTTGAAGAGACACAAAAGGAACTGCAGGCATATGGCACTGGACCACCATCAGACCCTGCAGAAAGATTTAGCTTTCTCATTGATGTGAGTACAGCCATGAAGTCTACACACATGCCAGTCATCCAACCTAAATGCACAGAAGATTCTAGACTAAACAATATCTAGTTAGGTGTTTTCTCCTTGCACACTCACTGAGAAACTGCTAGTTGCTTACCAGAACCAAACACAACTATAAAACTTGTGCTTAAGTTTGCATTTTAGTAAAGAGCTTAAACACCCAGATCACTAATATCTTCCACAATGGTAAATAATCATCCCTCATACCAAGCAGAAAAATAGCTTCATAAATATGCAGCctcataaagaaaagaaaagaagaaagtaacacatttaaattgatttaaaGAGAATAAATCTTTTCTCTTGTTGTCTCAATTGTTGAATTCAGAAAGTTACAGCTTTCACTCAGGATACTTTCAACCTGACCACTGGAGAGGTGCTTAAAACTGCTTCAGATCTATTGATTTTTCCAGAACTCCGCAAAGAATTTGCAAAATGGAAGTGCATCTTGGATCGTTCAGGAGATTCCTGTGAGTCAAGTATATATGAGAAATGgagagtttctttttttttttattagacttGTATAAGAGTACTGTTCCCAAAATTTAACTGAATGAACTGcagatgtgtgtatatacagtacatgtgcacACACTGTGCAGTAATGTGCTTGTTTCATACTGAGATCTTGCTTTAACAAAAGTCAACCAACCTGCTTGATACATTGTTTTTGACGATACTGTATATCTGATTATTCatgatgtaaaataaaatcaGGTCTGGAGACAGAATAAAACTTCCACAACTCAAATGCTTTACTTCATGAGAATGAATTAGACTACTTATAATCACAGTATTCTAAAATTGTTCACAGTCAATAGGAAGCTTCAGAGAGAAGTAGATAATTATGAAGCCAAGTATCGGGGCAGAGAGCTTCCAGGCTTCATCAATTACAAGACCTTTGAGGGTCTTGTCAGGGAACAGATCAGGCAGTTAGAGGAACCTGCGTTAAAGACACTGAAGACcatctcaggtaaggcttttttatatttcaaatttcaaatgtTTCTCTGTGCATAGCCTGCCTTCAACAAAATGTTGTCGGTtcccaaacctagtgagctgcctcattgcctcctgcctacataggcagctgtatTCTATGTCAGTATcttaactgaaatggagcctcaagAGACCGATCTGGAACTCTCTAGATTGGCAGCAACTCCACACGTCgttcaaatagcgctcctcatgcGCAGCTACGGGAGTCTCGATTTGCAATtaatttcaatacaggtgatgcgAGAGGAATGACAGTtttctaatgagcataaataataCTCATATAAGGCAAAATAGTCAGTTTTACCATCATTTAAACTATTTATAGttacttttcagtaattaatGGATTATACGTTTATTTATAATCCGAATGTCTATGGTTTGTCTGCTATCTTAAGCCCGCTAcacactgtagcatttttacagtcctttaggattgttgcttgtcagactgtacaatatgaatgcattgatatcgccatggcacactgagcgacattatgtcagactgtacgatacacattgtagccgactgtggtcccaatcgtccCGATCAGTGAGCATGACTCACTGCATTGTGGAATAGAAGGGACTTTCCttctgaaagtcaggacatcagcatttccgttgctccaataccactccatcacaAACATAGgctaacatataaaaagaaagatggattttatcaaataggcctaataataagacagcctgatcacaaatacaaaaaattacagaTGATGAGAATGAACACAAGTGCaggaggtagcctacagtaatcATTAGCTACCAGGAGCAAAAATTCACTGTGGgaataaaaagacttgtggcctGAAAAATGACAAACTTTTCCATTCACATtggggaaaacaaaaaaggtgggttatagtacgtctttctcctcttttagattagtaacctagGCCATGCAAAATTTCGAAAATTCATATGGGCTGATAATATATCACACTTGTAAATGccctatggataatgcacaaacacaacatagatttctataattgtatcctACTGTATCTGCTGATTTAGATTAAAACGTCCCATAAATACTTAACAATATAAATT is a window of Myxocyprinus asiaticus isolate MX2 ecotype Aquarium Trade chromosome 8, UBuf_Myxa_2, whole genome shotgun sequence DNA encoding:
- the LOC127445116 gene encoding interferon-induced GTP-binding protein MxA-like isoform X2; this encodes MSLTSRLLTSPVSLEWQSRVNLRILESRNISQMHSFQIKRLIRKFVTKQETINLVVVPCNVDIATTEALKMAQEEDPEGERTLGILTKPDLVDKGTEGAVVDIVHNEVIPLSKGYMIVRCRGQKEITEQVTLKEATETEKIFFKDHPHFRTLYEEGFATIPKLAEKLTIELVHHIQKSLPRLEEQIEKKLEETQKELQAYGTGPPSDPAERFSFLIDKVTAFTQDTFNLTTGEVLKTASDLLIFPELRKEFAKWKCILDRSGDSFNRKLQREVDNYEAKYRGRELPGFINYKTFEGLVREQIRQLEEPALKTLKTISDVVRKKFIQLAHFSFIGFPNLLKIAKTKIEGIKQDKELLAESMLRTQFKMELIVYSQDGTYSQSLHDAKERLEEEEEEIARNPKKKSFLTVAESTGNHATLREMRLFLESYYSIASKRLADQIPMVIRYLLLQEAAVELQRNMLQLLQEKNAIDDLLKEDYDIGQKRDNLLCRQRRLMQARNALVVF
- the LOC127445116 gene encoding interferon-induced GTP-binding protein MxA-like isoform X1; this encodes MSYTFSQQYEEKIRPCIDTIDKLRSLGVEKDLALPAIAVIGDQSSGKSSVLEALSGIALPRGSGIVTRCPLVLKMIRTKEEDGWHGKISYNQDYVEDIDDPADVEKKIREAQDEMAGTGVGISEELISLQITSANVPDLTLIDLPGIARVAVKGQPENIGEQIKRLIRKFVTKQETINLVVVPCNVDIATTEALKMAQEEDPEGERTLGILTKPDLVDKGTEGAVVDIVHNEVIPLSKGYMIVRCRGQKEITEQVTLKEATETEKIFFKDHPHFRTLYEEGFATIPKLAEKLTIELVHHIQKSLPRLEEQIEKKLEETQKELQAYGTGPPSDPAERFSFLIDKVTAFTQDTFNLTTGEVLKTASDLLIFPELRKEFAKWKCILDRSGDSFNRKLQREVDNYEAKYRGRELPGFINYKTFEGLVREQIRQLEEPALKTLKTISDVVRKKFIQLAHFSFIGFPNLLKIAKTKIEGIKQDKELLAESMLRTQFKMELIVYSQDGTYSQSLHDAKERLEEEEEEIARNPKKKSFLTVAESTGNHATLREMRLFLESYYSIASKRLADQIPMVIRYLLLQEAAVELQRNMLQLLQEKNAIDDLLKEDYDIGQKRDNLLCRQRRLMQARNALVVF